GCAATTGGAGGTATATTAGTGCCCACGTTCGTTATGCCCTCTTATATCCAGGTATTAGGAAGTTTTTCACCACTTCACTGGTGCCTGGAAGGTTTTTATATTTTGTTTCTCAAAGGCGGAAGCTGGCCCGAACTGAGGCCTGTTATTTTGTTTTTGGGAGTATTCATTTTGATTTGCCAACTTTGTACATACTTTAAATTAAGAATAGAAAAAATTATCTGACAGCCTGCTCTGGCTTGTATCACAGCAGATAAGCATTAAAACTAAATCATGGACGTAAACAGTTTAAAACCGGTATTAAAGACTCAGATTGTTCAATATCTTAATTTATTAGATGTTAATCCGGAAGATATCAAAGATGATGAACCGTTGTTTGGCGGAGATCTGGGGCTTGATTCTATCGACTCCCTGGAGCTTGTCGTTTTGCTGGAACGTGAATATGGGATTAAGATTACCAACCCGGCAGAAGGACGTAAGATCCTGGTAGACGTCAATCACATGGCTGAATATATTCTGGCCAATACGAAAACTGCGTAAAATGGGGCGGGTTTTGGTTACGGGGCTGGGGGTGATCACGGCAATTGGGAACAATCTGGAGGAGAACTACCAGCGCCTGAGGAACGGGACTACGGGAATAGCCAAAGCGTCTTATTTTGAATCTCTTTACGCATCGCAACTTCCTTTTGGAGAAGTTAAGTTAGCCAGTGAAACACTGGCAGAAATGCTTGGCCTGCAAAATGAAAAGGGATATACCAGAACTTGTCTGCTGGCGGTGAAAGCATTTGAAGAAGCAATAGCTGACGCCGCGCTGACAGCACAGGATTTGTCGTCTTTTGATACCGCTCTTGTTTCTGCCAGTACCGTCGGAGGCATGTGTCTTACGGACCAGCTATATGAAGACGCAAATCTGAGGTCTAGAGGCTCGGAATATTTAAGTGCCTACGGCTGCTCCGCGCATACGCTTAAACTGGTGAAACGCTATTATATTCGTGGTTTTTCCGATACCATCAACACTGCCTGTTCGTCGTCGGCCAATGCCATCGCGCTGGGTGCGCGGCTCATAAGGGCAGGAAGGGCCAGCCGGGTGATTGTGGGTGGTGTGGATAGTTTGGCCAAATATACAGTCAATGGTTTTAATGCCCTGAAGATACTTTCTTCTCAACCATCCAAACCTTTTGACGAGAACCGCGATGGCCTTAATCTGGGGGAAGCTGGCGCTTATCTGGTCTTGGAAAGTGAGGAAGTCGCCGGTGACAAAAGAGTTTATGCAGAGATTTGTGGATATGGTAATGCCAATGATGCGCACCATCCCACTGCCATGTCAGACAATGCTGTAGGAGCCATCCGATCCATGAAGGAAGCATTGGAAACGGCTGGTATATCCCCTTCCCGGATTGACTATATCAATGCACACGGTACCGGCACACCCAATAACGACCAGATTGAAATGTTTGGAATTTCCCAGCTTTTCGACAAGGTACCTCCTTATAATTCAACGAAGTCGTACACCGGTCATACCCTGGGTGCAGCGGGAGCTGTGGAAGCCGTTGTTAGTATACTCAGTATTAAACATTCGGAAATTTTTCCCAGCCTGCATGTTCAGACGCCCATACAGGAATTTAACCATGCACCTGCAGGCACACTGATGGAAAACTACCCTGTAAATTATGTGCTTTCCAATTCCTTTGGCTTTGGCGGCAACTGTACATCTCTGGTGATCGGGAAGGTGTAAACCGAACGGGCCAGACGGATGTCGGGTCAGCTCTCCATCAGGTCTTTGAGGATTTTCTGGGCCGCCACTGAAATAACCGTTCCGGGTCCGAAAATACCTTTCACGCCGGCATCGTATAAAAACGGGTAGTCTTTTGCTGGAATAACTCCTCCCGCAATGACCATAATATCCTCCCGTCCGATTTTCTTAAGCTCTTCAATCAGCTGGGGAATAAGGGTTTTGTGCCCCGCAGCCAGGCTCGATGCACCAATGACGTGTACGTCGTTGTCTGCCGCTTGTCGGGCCACTTCCTGAGGTGTCTGAAAAAGAGGGCCAATATCGACATCAAATCCCAGGTCGGCAAAGCTGGTAGCAATCACCTTGGCGCCCCTGTCGTGGCCATCCTGTCCCATTTTTGCAATCAGTATCCGGGGACGTCGTCCTTCGAGTGCGGCAAACTGATCAGACAAAACCAGGGCGGCCCTGAAATTCTCATCATCGGTAACTTCACTGCTGTAAATACCTGATATAGCCCGGATGGTTGATTTATACCTGCCAAATTCTTTTTCCATAGCACTGGATATTTCTCCCAAAGTAGCTCTTTTACGGGCCGCATCAATGGCCAGCATTAATAAATTTGAGGTCATATCCTTGCCTCCTTGCTCTTTGCACGCCTGGGTGATCAACGCCAATGCGTTTTCCACTTCCTGCTGATTCCTGTTAGCTTTTATACGATCAAGCCGGGCGACCTGAACCTCTCGGACCTGCTGATTGTCAATTTCCAGCGTTTCCAGTTCCTCGGTGGTGGCACCGTAGTATTTGTTAACACCCACAATAATTTCCTTACCGGCATCGATCCTTGCCTGTTTACGGGCAGCCGCTTCTTCTATACGCATTTTGGGTAGTCCCGTTTCAATGGCTTTTGTCATTCCGCCCAGTTCTTCTACTTCTTCAATCAATTTCCAGGCTTTTTCGCACATCGCATGGGTCAGGTATTCAACGTAATAGGAGCCCCCCCAGGGATCAACCGCTTTGCACAGATCCGTTTCATGCTGCAGATATAACTGGGTATTACGTGCGATCCTGGCCGAAAAATTCGTAGGCAGGGCAATTGCTTCATCCAGAGAATTGGTGTGAAGAGATTGGGTATGCCCCATCACAGCGGCCATAGCCTCTATGCAGGTTCTGGTGACGTTATTGAAAGGATCTTGCTCAGTGAGGCTGTAACCGCTTGTTTGGCAGTGGGTCCTCAGG
This portion of the Dyadobacter sp. CECT 9275 genome encodes:
- a CDS encoding beta-ketoacyl-[acyl-carrier-protein] synthase family protein, with the translated sequence MGRVLVTGLGVITAIGNNLEENYQRLRNGTTGIAKASYFESLYASQLPFGEVKLASETLAEMLGLQNEKGYTRTCLLAVKAFEEAIADAALTAQDLSSFDTALVSASTVGGMCLTDQLYEDANLRSRGSEYLSAYGCSAHTLKLVKRYYIRGFSDTINTACSSSANAIALGARLIRAGRASRVIVGGVDSLAKYTVNGFNALKILSSQPSKPFDENRDGLNLGEAGAYLVLESEEVAGDKRVYAEICGYGNANDAHHPTAMSDNAVGAIRSMKEALETAGISPSRIDYINAHGTGTPNNDQIEMFGISQLFDKVPPYNSTKSYTGHTLGAAGAVEAVVSILSIKHSEIFPSLHVQTPIQEFNHAPAGTLMENYPVNYVLSNSFGFGGNCTSLVIGKV
- the scpA gene encoding methylmalonyl-CoA mutase translates to MKPDFRKKSQAFPMTDIPAPDAGTMMTSEGIAIPGKFRENKVQDADLLHFDAGIPPFLRGPYATMYLQRPWTIRQYAGFSTAEASNAFYKRNLAAGQKGLSVAFDLATHRGYDSDHERVRGDVGKAGVAIDTVEDMKILFDQIPLGDISVSMTMNGAVIPIMAFYIVAAEEQGYAPDQLSGTIQNDILKEFMVRNTYIYPPAPSMRIVGDIFAYTTQWMPKFNSVSISGYHMHEAGAPAHVELAYTLADGLEYIRTGLKAGMQIDDFAPRLSFFWGIGMNHFMEIAKLRAGRVLWAKIVKQFGPKNEKSMALRTHCQTSGYSLTEQDPFNNVTRTCIEAMAAVMGHTQSLHTNSLDEAIALPTNFSARIARNTQLYLQHETDLCKAVDPWGGSYYVEYLTHAMCEKAWKLIEEVEELGGMTKAIETGLPKMRIEEAAARKQARIDAGKEIIVGVNKYYGATTEELETLEIDNQQVREVQVARLDRIKANRNQQEVENALALITQACKEQGGKDMTSNLLMLAIDAARKRATLGEISSAMEKEFGRYKSTIRAISGIYSSEVTDDENFRAALVLSDQFAALEGRRPRILIAKMGQDGHDRGAKVIATSFADLGFDVDIGPLFQTPQEVARQAADNDVHVIGASSLAAGHKTLIPQLIEELKKIGREDIMVIAGGVIPAKDYPFLYDAGVKGIFGPGTVISVAAQKILKDLMES
- a CDS encoding phosphopantetheine-binding protein, whose translation is MDVNSLKPVLKTQIVQYLNLLDVNPEDIKDDEPLFGGDLGLDSIDSLELVVLLEREYGIKITNPAEGRKILVDVNHMAEYILANTKTA